GAGCTGTACAGCCCGGAGAGGGTCCAGGCTATGGGCAGGAGTGTGGCCGAGTTCTACAAGAACCTGGCCGAGGCCGGGATGGACAAGGATGCCGCCCTTGAGCTGACGAAGGAGTACATGGACGCGATAAACCCTGGAAAGAAGCTCATGGAGATGCTTGGTGGCGTGCTGAACCACGGAAAGGAAGAGGGTAGGTGGGTACCGGAGACCAACGTTCATGGAAGCAAAGGATCGAGGAACGGTGGAGCGGAGTGATATCTTTCCTTAAGTTCTTTTTTAGGCTTCCCTACCTTCTCTTTAAGCTTGCCGGGTTAATCAGGATAACGAGTCGGGCGAAGGCACTGTTCAGGAAGACTCTTCTTGAGGAGGGACTCCCCAGAGAGGTAGCCGACGAGCTGGTAGAGGAATTTGCCCCCAATATTGTGAGGATGTTGAGGTAGGGGTATTCAAAGTACCTCTGAAGAACGCTCTCAGGTCCTTTCCACCCAACCTCTCCGCAAGCTCTCTGAACGTTCTGAAGTCTGCGTTTTCAGTTTCAACAACCGCCCTCAACAGGTCGTAGAATGAATCACCCATTAGTTTGTGGAGCTCATGTAGGATAAGCGCACCCTTCGTGTAAGAAAGCTTCCAGAGGCCGAGCTTTCCCCATTCCGGAGGCTTAAACCTTTTTGCCTCAGGAAACCGCTCGATGAAAGCTTTATAGCTTTTTTCGCAGGTTCTCCATAAAGCGCCTGAATGCATCTTTCCCGTGAATCCCTCTAATCGCGAGGGCCGTCAGGTAGTTCGCGAAGGCTTCATCAAAGAACCTGCTCAAATGTGCCTCCGTCGTCGCCCTCAGGTTCCATAGGCGGGCCAGCTCGTGGTAGATGTTGGCAGGAACCTCTGTCCGCAGAGAGCTTCCTGAGACGAGCATGTAACCTTCGCCGGCCTGCCCGCCGTAGTTTTCGGGCGTCTCGATGATCGTGTATTTAACGGCCCTTCGCCCTAAGAGAGAGGAGTAAAAGTCGTAGGCCTTTTTGAGGAGCTCAACCGTTCTTTCAACTTCCTCTTCACTGAGGACAAATAACTTGATGGATTTTCCTCGATAATCTTGAAGGGGGCTACGGCAATGTCGATCCGGTTGGTTTCTTCGATTTCGAGCCTATTCCCGCGAATTTTTCCACCGAAGGCAACCGTTAGCTCCCCAGGGATGCCCGCGACGATCATCTCCGCGTTGAACTCCGAACCCCCGACAGACTTAACGAGGCTTTCAAAGCTCTGCTCTGCAGGAATCTTTTGCCTTTCAGGATTATCGGCCCCATATTCACCACCTCCCCGTGAGTTGGGTGATAACCATCTCTCCGCCCCTAACACCGAGCGCGAGGCTTTCACTTAAGACCTCCACCCATCCGTCGTTCCAGAGCTCCTTTACCTTTGGCTCCCCTTCCCCGGAAACCTCGACCACAGCGGCGTTTCCGTTGAGCTCGCCCCCAACGAGGAGCCTATCTTTTGCGGGCAGCAGGGAAGTCGCGGCTCCCTCACCGGGCTTGATTTCCCGCTCTCCAACCCTGACCCAGAAGTTTTCCCCGCGGTAGCCGGCCAGGACGAGCTTTTCCTGCCAGCGGTAGGCGGTGAAGGCTATTCCTTCTGTGAGGGTTTCCTCGCCGAGCGGCTCGCCGTCTTTGGTGAGCTCGAAGGCTTTGACCTTCCAGCCGTTCTCTTTAACGCTTCCGATGAGGAGAAGGGAATCCTCAGACTGAAGCAGAGCGGTGAAGACGGCATCCTCCCAGCTTCCAAACTCCCTCAGCCAGAGGAGCTCTCCCTCGGGGGAAACCTTCCCGATAAGGAACCCCTTGTCTCCGGGCCTTCCGGTTTCACCTGCGATGAAGAATCCATCTCCCGCGGGGAGGATCGAATAGACCGCCCCGTTGTTTCTAACGTTAAGCTTCAGCTCCCAGAGGACATTCAGGCTCTCGTCGAGCTCCGCCAGATAGGCCCTCCAACCATCTCCTCCGTCGGGGGTAGCCCTCCCTTCGACGGCCCCTCCGATTATGTAGCCGTCATCTAATTCCGCTACGCCCTGCCCCTCCCAGTCGTTTTTGCCGGCCAGAAAGCGGGTTTCGACGATTTCCTCTCCGTTAATCCTCGCCAGCATTATCCTGTAGTTCCTCCCGTCGTGGACGGTTCCAACGAGCAAATCGCCGGCCAAAGCTATCGGAACGGTCTCGGTGCCGAGGGAGTAGGTTCTCATCTGGGCACCTCCAGAATTACAACCGGAAAAAGTTTTTAAAGTTACCTGTGAGTTAAAATTCAGACGAGGTGTAGGGGATGGAGAATTCCCTCAGAGATGCCCTCGCAGTTTTTGGAGCAGTCTTCTTGATAGCCATCTTCTTCCTCCCGGCTTATTACATCGGACCGCTTTACTTTCTGCTCGTGGCTGTTTACCTCACTGTGCTCTACTTGGTTGAGAAGCTCGGTTTCGGAAAGACCGCTGAGAGTGTAGTTGATGCCGTTCTCTTCATCGTTGTCATGTCACTAATCCTGAAGGAGAAGGGAGAACCCCTCTGGCAGGGGCTCGCGATCGGGGGGATTATTCTCGCACTTGAGTTAATCAAAAGGCATCTCCATAGAGACGTGGCTAAGGAGGTGGGGTGATGAAGGCTCTAAAGACCTTTTATTCCAGGGCACTTAACGCCTTTAGAAAATCTGGAGGGACTGAGGAGGAGCTTATGTGGCTCACCGGTTCGACACTGGCCTTGTTTCCTGCCCACAGGGATGAGGTCAGGCTGAGGCTCAAAACCATGGAGGAAATCGTGCGGAGAGCAGAGGGGGAAATTCTTGACATTGGTTCCGGTTCCGGGCTGCTCGCCCTCGCGCTCTTCGAGAAGGGAACCGTCATCGGAGTCGAAAAGAGGGCAGACTTCTTTCCCCTCCTTCGGGAACTTGAGAACGGAGACCTTAAGTTTATCCGGGCGGACTTCCTCAGCGACGACGTTGGGCGGGACTTCGACACTGTGGTCTTCTCCTACGTCCTCCACGACCTTGAGCCAAACCCGTTCATAAAACGGGCCGCTGAAGTTCTATCGCCCGGTGGCAGAGTTCTCATAGGCGACTTCGACCTTAATGGGTTGAGAGAAAAGATAAAGGGGCTCACCGGGCTTTATGGGCTCCTCGTGAGTGAGGAGCTCATCCTCGGACGGGCAACGAGCCATGGCAGGGAGTGCGATGCGTTCCTGCTCGTTCTCAAAAAAACACGGAGGCTGAAAAATGAAGGTGGCACTAATCCCGATGAAGGTTGAGGTGGGCAACTTTGAGGCCAACTGGCGGGAGTTTGAGAAGCGCTTTGAGGAGACCCTGGAGCACGACCCTGACTTCGTCGTCTTCCCGGAGTACTGCCTGACGGGTTTTGAGGAGTGGGACTTCAGCGGGGCGGAGCTTTACGATGAAATTGTGGGCAGGGTGAGCGCGCTTGCAAGGGAAAACTCGGTCTATGTAATCTTCGGTCTTCTCGAACCCTACAAAAACTGTGTCTACAACTCGGCCCTTCTCATAGGCCGGAACGGCGAGGTTCTGCTGAAGCACCGCAAGTTCCAGGAGCCCATGAAGTTCTGCACCGGCAACACCGTGAGAGCAGCAAAGACGGAGTTCGGAAAGCTCGCGATAATCATCTGCGGCGACCTGTACAACAAGCGCATACTGAAGTGGGTGAAGCGGAAAAAACCGGACTTCATCTTCGTGCCGATGGAGTACTCACCGGACTACGGCGAGCTGAACGAGGAGGACGTTGAGGCAATGGGAGAGAGGGTTAAGCTCCTTGGGGCTAAGACTTTCGTCGTGAACAGCTATCCGCTCGGCGGCGCATGGGTCTTCGATGAGGAGGGAGAGCTCTTAACATATGTGACAGATAATGAGCTGCTCGTCTGGGGATAATAAAAAGATAAAGAGATTCTCAGTGAGTTAATCTGCGGAAGTAGCTCTTCATTGCAGGCCAGTTGAGGGCAAGATGCACCACAGAGAGTCCGAAGAACGCAAAGCCCAAATATATGTGCAGTGTGTCCATCAGAGACACGGGCAACGAGACTCCCAGTTTTGCGGCGAGGGGCCCTATTAGAAGGAAGACACCGCTTATGCCTGTTATCAGCCAGAGGACAAAGAGCACTATCGATACCCACATTCTCAGCGTTGTGCCCATTCTTTCACCCCTTGACAAAAGTTTTGCCATTGACTGATATTTCGTAGGCTTTCCATTCTCCATTCTCGTATGTGGCCTTTACTTCGACTTTTTCTCCGACTTTGAGAACGGCAAACATCTCTTTCCATGTGTATTCTCCGCCTTCTTCATCCGTCCATCTCCCCCTGATGAACACTTTGGTTGAGTTTACCAGAATATAGCGCCCTGCGGTGTTTACCTCCTCGATGTTTCCCGATATTACTTTCTCACTGGTGTTCAGCTCAGGAATCTGTGTTGAGGTGTTGGCAAGATTTTCCTCGGATGGTGCTCCCACATAGAAGCTAACCGTTACCCTCTCCTCGCTACCGTAAGGACATCCGCTTCCGTATTTGAACACAACATCGAGCGTTCCGTTTCCAAGAACTTTAACGGTGTACTGCTTAAAAGCTGTATACTGGTCGAGGAGTTTGGTTTCGCTTTCATCAACAATCTCAACGTTGGTGGGATTCTCTGCTATTATCTTCCAGTCTGAGTACGGACACGGCTGGGCATGTTTGAATTTGACAGTAACGTTGAGCGTAACTTCCATCCCTGCATTTGGCACATACGCTTTGGCCGGAACGACACAGAGGAGATCAGAACCTTCGTGTGAAATAGCTGAGCCGATGTAGTAGACACCATTTGAAACTGCGGTTTCGTTCTGAGCTTGGAGGGATGATGAGCCTTCAGGGCTAATGTTTTCCTCCGCAATCCTGACTGCAAAGGGCAACGCCATTATTATAACACATATCGCAAAAGCCACCATTATTCTGCGTTCCATACCTCCACCACCAAAGTTATTCAAGGAGTCCTGCTATTTTCCTTTCAGGATTTCTAAACTTAACAAAAAGATAAAAAGAGCTCAGGGCTTGCCCCCTTTACCCCCGCCGGTCTCCATCGGGCTGTTGATAATCTGCTCATATTCATCCTTGGGGAGAATCTGCGGTTCATAGGTAATTCCCTTCTTCTCAAGCTGGCTTACGAATGCTCTCAGGTGGTTCCTTGAACCCATCATGAGGTTCTCATAGACCGTTATGATATCCACCTTGTCCGTCATTGAAATCCACTTCTGTAAATCCTCTATATCCGTCTCCTCGATGAGGGCACCAACTTTAAGGGCATCGACTTCGCTCTTCATTCCCATCTCCATGAGCTGGTTGTAGAGCTTCTGGAGCTCTTCGTTCTGGAACTCTCCGATTCCCTCACTGGCCGTTGGATCGGTCAGGTTGTACTTCGATAGAAGCATTCTCACAGACTCAACGTGGGTGGTCTCACTCTTGGCTATGTTGCTGAATATCTGAAGACCCCATTTTTCGTAGAGCTTTGTGTAGACGTCGTGTGCTAACTTCTCCTCCTCGACCATGTAGACCAGGCCCTCCTTTTCCTCCTCTGTTAACTGACCCGCCGGAATTGAGTCTATGTATGC
This genomic window from Thermococcus sp. contains:
- a CDS encoding bifunctional 2-polyprenyl-6-hydroxyphenol methylase/3-demethylubiquinol 3-O-methyltransferase UbiG, with translation MKALKTFYSRALNAFRKSGGTEEELMWLTGSTLALFPAHRDEVRLRLKTMEEIVRRAEGEILDIGSGSGLLALALFEKGTVIGVEKRADFFPLLRELENGDLKFIRADFLSDDVGRDFDTVVFSYVLHDLEPNPFIKRAAEVLSPGGRVLIGDFDLNGLREKIKGLTGLYGLLVSEELILGRATSHGRECDAFLLVLKKTRRLKNEGGTNPDEG
- a CDS encoding carbon-nitrogen hydrolase family protein; translated protein: MKVALIPMKVEVGNFEANWREFEKRFEETLEHDPDFVVFPEYCLTGFEEWDFSGAELYDEIVGRVSALARENSVYVIFGLLEPYKNCVYNSALLIGRNGEVLLKHRKFQEPMKFCTGNTVRAAKTEFGKLAIIICGDLYNKRILKWVKRKKPDFIFVPMEYSPDYGELNEEDVEAMGERVKLLGAKTFVVNSYPLGGAWVFDEEGELLTYVTDNELLVWG
- a CDS encoding DUF4405 domain-containing protein, giving the protein MGTTLRMWVSIVLFVLWLITGISGVFLLIGPLAAKLGVSLPVSLMDTLHIYLGFAFFGLSVVHLALNWPAMKSYFRRLTH
- a CDS encoding DUF2202 domain-containing protein gives rise to the protein MKRLLGLILIGALFLGVLGAGCINTGTTTSTQTTSSTGNQDEIPVNVNENGNVGTSELKAYIDSIPAGQLTEEEKEGLVYMVEEEKLAHDVYTKLYEKWGLQIFSNIAKSETTHVESVRMLLSKYNLTDPTASEGIGEFQNEELQKLYNQLMEMGMKSEVDALKVGALIEETDIEDLQKWISMTDKVDIITVYENLMMGSRNHLRAFVSQLEKKGITYEPQILPKDEYEQIINSPMETGGGKGGKP